The Penaeus chinensis breed Huanghai No. 1 chromosome 36, ASM1920278v2, whole genome shotgun sequence genome includes a region encoding these proteins:
- the LOC125044794 gene encoding probable inactive 1-aminocyclopropane-1-carboxylate synthase-like protein 2, which produces MSLAVLEEEIRNHIEGNVYDKEHNPEGIIVLSQAVNRILVDDVLERLHRDDCSTLKKKHLLYSPSHGTKEMREACATFLTRQHFPMEAVHPDHLIIMPGVTACMESLARSLCNPGDVVLSPSPIYHRIKTNFEDAGARIVHMVTTQNNNFELTPEQVEGSIVEAQSEGECVRACVLANPQNPLGQVMTPSFLRAILEICARYEVHVVVDEIFAFSVFASDVTFTSLLALEDLPDPHRTHVFWGFSKDFCIAGLRMGLIHTVNPQLLTKLKLRSHYHSTSQQTQHAVATMISDTVWCDNFLDSSRKKLAEAYARACDMMEELQIQVLEAKGAFFLWANFQPFLTEPTVEAEYELCRAFLYAGVSIIPGTKFHCSEPGWFRILFSVPEEELQEGLRRLGAVISNRR; this is translated from the exons ATGTCTCTGGCAGTACtagaggaggaaataaggaatCATATTGAGGGAAATGTCTACGACAAAGAACACAACCCAGAA GGTATCATTGTGCTGTCCCAGGCTGTTAACCGCATTCTGGTAGATGACGTGCTGGAGAGGCTACACCGAGATGATTGCTCAACCTTGAAGAAAAAGCACCTCTTGTATTCTCCTTCTCATGGCACCAAGGAGATGCGAGAGGCTTGTGCTACATTCCTGACACGACAGCATTTCCCCATGGAGGCCGTCCATCCAGACCAT CTCATTATCATGCCAGGAGTCACTGCCTGTATGGAAAGCCTCGCACGTTCCCTCTGTAACCCAGGGGATGTGGTGCTCTCTCCATCGCCTATATATCATCGGATAAAAACCAACTTCGAGGATGCTGGAGCTAGAATTGTTCACATGGTTACCACACAGAAT AACAACTTTGAGCTAACACCTGAACAGGTGGAGGGAAGCATAGTAGAAGCAcagagtgagggtgagtgtgtgagagccTGTGTCCTGGCCAACCCTCAGAACCCGCTTGGCCAAGTGATGACACCAAGTTTCCTCAGGGCCATCTTAGAGATCTGTGCTAG gTATGAAGTCCATGTTGTGGTAGATGAGATCTTTGCATTTTCCGTCTTTGCCAGTGATGTTACCTTTACTAGTCTCCTGGCTCTTGAAGATCTGCCTGACCCCCATAGGACTCATGTGTTTTGGGGATTCAGTAAA GATTTCTGCATTGCTGGGTTACGAATGGGACTAATTCACACTGTGAATCCGCAGTTGTTGACCAAGCTTAAACTTCGTTCTCACTACCACTCGACATCACAGCAAACTCAGCATGCTGTAGCCACCATGATCAGTGACACAG TTTGGTGTGACAACTTCCTTGACTCAAGCAGAAAGAAACTGGCTGAAGCATATGCAAGGGCTTGTGACATGATGGAGGAGCTCCAGATCCAAGTGCTAGAAGCCAAAGGAGCCTTTTTCCTCTGGGCAAACTTTCAGCCCTTCCTCACTGAGCCTACTGTGGAAGCCGAGTATG AATTGTGCCGGGCCTTCCTGTATGCTGGAGTGAGCATCATCCCAGGTACCAAGTTCCACTGCTCTGAACCAGGGTGGTTCAGGATTCTCTTCTCTGTACCTGAAGAAGAATTGCAAGAAG GTCTGAGAAGGTTAGGAGCAGTCATCAGTAATCGAAGGTGA